In a single window of the Melioribacteraceae bacterium genome:
- a CDS encoding RnfABCDGE type electron transport complex subunit D yields MEQNPTYKLDLTSSPHVHSRWSAKNAMWLVVASLIPVIISAVIFFGIYQLVIIGTSVLFCMLTELAIKKIRKRKVTIDDGSAIITGLLLGLILPPNFSISATAIGAVFSIAIGKEVFGGLGYNIFNPALAGRAFLQAAFPVGMTTWHKPNFAVDTVSSATPLSAFKFDKVISDTASMFWGNIGGSIGETSALAILIGGLLLIIIGVVNWRIPSAMIVGMLVFASIFWFIDPVKYPNPLFQLLSGGFLFGTFFMATDWVTSPITKLGMLIYGFAISFLVVMIRIFGGLPEGVMYAILIMNALAPTINKLTQPKAFGVKV; encoded by the coding sequence ATGGAACAGAATCCGACTTACAAATTAGATTTGACCAGCTCTCCGCATGTGCATTCCCGATGGTCAGCTAAAAACGCGATGTGGCTAGTTGTCGCCAGTTTAATCCCGGTTATAATATCGGCAGTAATCTTCTTTGGGATATATCAACTCGTGATAATCGGGACCAGCGTTTTGTTTTGTATGCTAACAGAATTGGCAATTAAAAAGATCAGGAAAAGAAAAGTAACGATTGATGATGGCAGCGCTATAATTACAGGACTATTACTAGGCTTAATTTTACCACCTAATTTTTCTATTTCGGCTACAGCTATTGGCGCAGTATTTTCTATCGCGATAGGTAAAGAAGTATTTGGCGGACTCGGGTACAATATTTTCAATCCAGCGCTTGCGGGCAGAGCATTTTTGCAGGCAGCATTTCCTGTTGGAATGACCACCTGGCACAAACCAAATTTTGCTGTAGATACTGTTTCATCTGCTACGCCACTTTCCGCGTTTAAGTTTGATAAAGTGATTAGCGATACCGCAAGTATGTTTTGGGGAAATATTGGCGGCTCTATTGGTGAAACTTCTGCACTGGCAATACTTATTGGTGGACTATTATTAATAATTATTGGCGTTGTTAATTGGAGAATTCCTTCTGCAATGATTGTGGGAATGCTAGTCTTTGCTTCTATATTCTGGTTCATCGATCCGGTAAAATATCCTAATCCATTATTTCAACTCTTATCGGGTGGTTTTTTGTTTGGGACATTTTTTATGGCAACAGATTGGGTAACTTCTCCAATAACTAAATTAGGTATGTTGATTTATGGATTCGCTATTTCCTTTCTAGTTGTTATGATTAGAATATTTGGCGGTTTACCAGAAGGTGTTATGTATGCAATTTTAATAATGAATGCTCTTGCACCAACAATAAATAAACTTACTCAGCCAAAAGCATTCGGGGTGAAGGTATGA
- the rsxC gene encoding electron transport complex subunit RsxC: MKILHHSKTFAGGIHPSEQKELTEDKAFELMPAPKQIILPLNQHLGKFPKPLVKKGSEVKIGELIAEQDGFISSPIHSPVCGKVSKITVGANVSGFPKDEIIIDVSDSDESILMEPLDAVTITQEQIRERVKNAGVVGQGGAAFPTYVKLTPPEGKKIDVVILNGCECEPYLTRDYRFMIERTNDIIAGLKLIMKALGVEKGAIGIEDNKPLAIEKLKLAVKNNPDIQIVALKTKYPQGAEKMLIKAVTGKEVPPGKLPFDAGAAIQNIGTALAIYDAIVKGETQTTAALTVSGLGIKEQKNIIAKVGTPLMDVLEYCGGLTDEAVKVVVGGPMMGIAQYDFSAPIMKATSGILILTKNEINDHEETPCLRCGKCVDACPLNLIPTRLSRLTQMEKYDEAEKLNITLCMECGTCTYTCPANIPLVQWIRLGKKQVNVIQKARV, from the coding sequence ATGAAAATCCTACATCATTCAAAAACCTTCGCAGGCGGTATTCATCCCTCAGAACAAAAAGAATTAACAGAAGACAAAGCGTTTGAATTAATGCCTGCTCCAAAACAAATTATTCTCCCATTAAATCAGCATCTCGGAAAATTTCCCAAACCCTTGGTAAAAAAGGGTAGTGAGGTTAAAATTGGTGAATTGATAGCTGAACAGGATGGATTCATCTCCTCGCCAATTCACTCACCGGTATGCGGTAAAGTTTCTAAAATAACTGTAGGCGCTAATGTTAGCGGGTTTCCAAAAGATGAAATAATTATTGATGTTTCCGATAGCGACGAATCGATTTTAATGGAACCATTGGATGCTGTAACTATTACTCAAGAACAGATTCGGGAAAGAGTTAAGAATGCCGGTGTTGTTGGACAGGGAGGAGCCGCATTTCCTACATATGTTAAATTAACTCCACCAGAAGGTAAAAAAATTGATGTTGTTATATTAAATGGTTGTGAGTGCGAACCTTACTTAACCCGCGATTACCGTTTTATGATTGAGCGTACGAACGATATAATTGCCGGCTTAAAATTAATAATGAAAGCTCTCGGTGTTGAAAAGGGAGCAATTGGAATTGAAGATAATAAACCACTTGCCATTGAAAAATTAAAACTGGCAGTAAAAAATAATCCCGATATCCAAATAGTTGCTCTAAAAACTAAATATCCGCAAGGTGCAGAAAAAATGCTTATTAAAGCGGTAACAGGAAAAGAGGTGCCTCCCGGAAAACTTCCTTTTGATGCCGGAGCCGCAATTCAAAATATTGGAACTGCATTGGCAATTTATGACGCGATTGTAAAAGGAGAAACTCAAACAACCGCGGCATTAACTGTCTCCGGATTGGGTATTAAAGAACAAAAAAATATAATTGCAAAAGTAGGCACTCCACTTATGGATGTATTGGAATATTGCGGCGGATTGACAGATGAAGCGGTCAAAGTTGTGGTTGGCGGACCTATGATGGGTATTGCTCAATATGATTTTAGTGCGCCAATTATGAAAGCCACTTCGGGAATATTAATTCTCACCAAAAATGAAATCAATGATCATGAAGAAACCCCTTGCTTAAGATGCGGTAAATGTGTGGATGCTTGTCCACTAAATTTAATTCCCACAAGGTTGTCACGATTAACACAAATGGAAAAGTATGATGAAGCAGAAAAATTAAATATTACACTTTGTATGGAATGTGGTACTTGTACATATACCTGCCCAGCAAATATTCCGCTGGTTCAATGGATACGGCTTGGCAAAAAACAAGTTAATGTTATTCAAAAAGCAAGAGTGTGA
- a CDS encoding metallophosphoesterase, translated as MRIAHISDLHFCFKYKRGNILKTQELIKRSVELGADHLIITGDISDNSEERDFELLARILEINGLFSSEKTSIIIGNHDIYGGVQTATDIITFPSKCLSTDFNEKVKTFYKYFGELFKNCSFLVENNPFPFVKKLGNYLILGINSIDEYSRIKNPFASNGKIHKKERKLISNFFEDVLLSEIRRIAAVHHHFYLDSDESKSSETYLWNKIENFTMKLRGKKKLIKLFLENKFECVFHGHSHEMKEYFRKGIRFINAAASVDNGTEDEAHLFLVDFFNSFSQSTIESVKIETVEEAEFIKREAIAV; from the coding sequence ATGCGGATAGCTCACATTTCAGATCTTCACTTCTGTTTTAAGTATAAGCGGGGCAACATTCTCAAAACGCAAGAGTTAATTAAACGTTCGGTAGAACTTGGCGCTGATCATTTAATTATTACCGGCGATATTTCGGATAATTCAGAAGAAAGAGATTTTGAATTATTAGCAAGAATTCTTGAAATCAATGGCCTCTTCTCAAGTGAGAAGACTTCAATTATCATTGGAAATCATGATATTTATGGGGGAGTTCAAACAGCTACCGATATTATAACTTTTCCTTCTAAATGTTTATCAACCGATTTTAATGAAAAGGTGAAAACATTTTATAAATACTTTGGTGAGTTGTTCAAGAATTGCTCATTTCTGGTTGAAAATAATCCATTCCCTTTTGTGAAGAAGCTGGGCAATTATCTAATTCTCGGTATAAACTCCATTGATGAATATTCAAGAATTAAAAATCCATTTGCCTCAAATGGCAAAATTCATAAAAAAGAGAGAAAGCTTATTAGCAATTTCTTTGAGGATGTTTTATTGAGTGAAATTAGAAGAATTGCCGCGGTACACCATCACTTTTATTTGGATAGCGATGAATCTAAAAGTAGTGAAACCTATTTATGGAATAAAATTGAAAACTTTACAATGAAGTTACGAGGGAAGAAAAAGCTGATAAAACTGTTTCTTGAAAATAAGTTCGAATGTGTTTTCCATGGGCATAGTCATGAAATGAAAGAGTATTTTAGAAAAGGTATTCGATTTATAAATGCTGCTGCTTCTGTTGATAATGGAACCGAGGATGAAGCTCATCTATTTTTGGTCGATTTTTTTAATTCATTTAGTCAAAGCACTATTGAATCAGTAAAGATTGAAACGGTAGAAGAAGCGGAATTTATCAAAAGAGAAGCTATAGCAGTTTAA
- a CDS encoding glycosyltransferase family protein, giving the protein MKTVTVVQARMTSSRLPQKVMLPILHKPLLARMLERVKAAKQSGILVVATSTDPNDDEITDFCKVEGYNFFRGHLTDLLDRHYQLAVEYKADAIVKIPSDCPLIDPEIIDKVISKFIDSDHFDYVSNLHPATYPDGNDVEIMSFAALECAWKEAKKDYEREHTTPFIWENPELFSIGNVEWETGLDYSTSHRWTIDYAEDYEFIRRVYEELYSNKHNFGLNDILNLLKQKPEIAEINSAHYGKYWYQNHLEELNHINEYKNKFKTNEEI; this is encoded by the coding sequence ATGAAAACTGTAACTGTAGTTCAGGCAAGGATGACTTCATCACGTTTACCCCAAAAAGTTATGTTGCCAATCCTTCACAAACCTCTCCTCGCAAGAATGCTTGAAAGAGTTAAAGCCGCAAAGCAATCCGGTATTCTTGTTGTTGCCACTTCGACTGATCCCAATGATGATGAAATTACAGACTTTTGCAAAGTTGAAGGTTACAATTTTTTTAGGGGACATTTAACCGACCTGCTTGACCGCCATTATCAACTTGCAGTAGAATATAAAGCGGATGCGATAGTCAAAATACCATCCGACTGCCCGCTGATTGATCCCGAAATTATTGATAAAGTAATATCAAAATTTATTGACTCAGATCATTTTGATTACGTGAGTAATTTACACCCGGCCACATATCCCGATGGTAATGATGTAGAAATTATGTCATTTGCCGCTTTGGAATGTGCATGGAAAGAAGCTAAAAAAGATTATGAACGGGAGCATACTACTCCCTTTATTTGGGAAAATCCAGAATTATTCAGCATTGGCAATGTAGAGTGGGAAACAGGTTTGGATTATTCGACTTCTCATAGATGGACAATTGACTATGCTGAGGATTATGAGTTTATCAGAAGAGTTTATGAAGAACTCTACAGTAATAAACATAACTTTGGATTAAATGATATATTAAACTTGCTGAAGCAAAAACCGGAAATCGCCGAAATAAATTCGGCACATTATGGGAAATATTGGTATCAAAATCACCTTGAAGAACTAAATCACATCAACGAATACAAAAACAAATTCAAGACAAATGAAGAAATCTAA
- a CDS encoding four helix bundle protein, which produces MRDFKKLKILERGHKFTLKIYKITSLFPQEERYGVTSQLRRAAASIPTNIAEGCGKHTEKDFARYISIAAGSTSEAEYLLILSKDLKYLDDSLSNEMINEITEIKKMLNVLLIKIYTS; this is translated from the coding sequence ATGAGAGATTTTAAAAAACTTAAAATTTTGGAAAGGGGACATAAGTTTACGCTTAAGATTTATAAGATAACTAGCTTATTCCCTCAAGAAGAGCGTTATGGTGTAACATCTCAATTGAGAAGAGCTGCAGCTTCAATTCCTACTAATATTGCAGAGGGTTGTGGCAAACATACAGAGAAAGATTTTGCTCGTTATATAAGTATAGCCGCTGGATCAACTAGCGAAGCAGAATATTTATTGATATTATCAAAGGACTTAAAATATCTTGATGATTCACTTTCGAATGAGATGATTAACGAGATTACCGAAATAAAAAAAATGCTGAATGTACTTTTAATAAAAATTTACACTAGCTAA
- a CDS encoding aminotransferase class III-fold pyridoxal phosphate-dependent enzyme: MPNKISLQNNFPTITKSDELYNRALGLIPSVTQTLAKGPAQWVKGIAPKYLVKGKGSHVWDVDGNEYIDYMMGVGPLSLGYAYPKIDEAIKAQLEDGITFSMMHPLEVEVAELMREIIPNAEAVRYSKTGADATSAAVRLARAYTGKNKILCCGYHGWHDWYIAVTARNYGIPEAVQSISFTFNYNDIDALRNSVDDDTAAIILEPVVFEEPKNNFLENLAQLCHEKGIVLIFDEMWTGFRMALGGAQEYFGITPDLATYSKAVANGMPISILTGKRKIMDLADETIFFYTTFGGEALSLAAVKATVNEIREKNVPKYLHEQGKKLKDGYNELAQSLGMNFTKAIGYNWRSMATFDATAGDPLVQKSLMQQEMIKRGVLWQGFHNMCFSHSDADVNYTLQALEESLIILKKAVVENKLKEMLKGEPVQPVFRKVDNFNMKPVKK, from the coding sequence ATGCCTAACAAAATTTCACTACAAAACAATTTCCCAACAATCACAAAATCTGATGAGCTCTATAATCGTGCGCTTGGATTAATTCCATCAGTAACGCAAACACTTGCCAAAGGTCCAGCCCAGTGGGTAAAAGGCATTGCACCCAAATATTTAGTTAAAGGTAAAGGTTCGCATGTTTGGGATGTGGATGGTAATGAATACATCGATTATATGATGGGGGTTGGTCCCCTTTCACTTGGTTATGCTTACCCCAAAATTGATGAGGCAATTAAAGCTCAGCTTGAAGATGGAATTACTTTTTCTATGATGCACCCACTTGAAGTTGAAGTAGCAGAATTAATGCGCGAGATTATTCCGAATGCCGAGGCAGTTCGTTATAGTAAAACCGGAGCCGATGCAACGAGCGCTGCTGTTCGTCTCGCACGCGCTTACACTGGCAAAAATAAAATTTTATGCTGCGGTTATCATGGATGGCACGATTGGTACATAGCAGTAACAGCTCGTAATTATGGAATTCCCGAAGCTGTGCAATCTATCTCATTTACCTTTAATTATAATGATATTGACGCACTCAGAAATTCAGTTGATGACGATACAGCCGCAATAATTCTTGAACCTGTTGTTTTCGAAGAACCAAAAAATAATTTTCTTGAAAACTTAGCACAGCTTTGCCATGAGAAAGGAATTGTATTAATCTTTGATGAGATGTGGACCGGTTTCAGAATGGCTTTAGGTGGAGCGCAGGAATATTTCGGAATCACCCCAGATCTCGCGACATATTCGAAAGCTGTTGCTAATGGAATGCCAATATCAATTCTAACCGGTAAAAGAAAAATTATGGATCTCGCCGATGAAACAATTTTCTTTTATACAACTTTCGGAGGAGAAGCGCTTTCACTTGCCGCGGTTAAAGCTACAGTTAATGAAATTCGTGAAAAAAATGTTCCGAAATATTTGCACGAGCAAGGGAAAAAATTAAAAGATGGATACAATGAATTAGCACAAAGTCTTGGAATGAATTTCACAAAAGCAATAGGATACAATTGGCGTTCAATGGCTACATTTGATGCAACAGCAGGAGATCCATTAGTTCAAAAATCTTTAATGCAGCAGGAAATGATAAAACGAGGTGTCCTGTGGCAGGGTTTCCATAATATGTGTTTCTCTCATTCTGATGCTGATGTTAATTACACATTACAAGCTCTCGAGGAATCACTCATCATTTTGAAAAAAGCAGTTGTGGAGAATAAATTAAAAGAGATGCTGAAGGGAGAACCAGTCCAACCGGTATTCAGAAAGGTTGATAATTTTAATATGAAGCCGGTAAAAAAATAG
- a CDS encoding DUF2807 domain-containing protein — translation MKQKNVKYLVIIISLLIMTNCENSTEADFDSNERVVGSGRISIENRSIGSFTGVLIKNIGNVFVTQENSPSIKVEADDNIIKDVTTKVENGSLVISLANKSYSNITVHVYVSSPIIEKLLIEGAGNIVVEKPINTGKIQCAINGTGNISLKGAADEMTCTINGAGNINAFNFIVLKCTALINGVGNCEINVLKELIASITGTGNITFDGNPQTVSSSITGMGKIAKK, via the coding sequence ATGAAACAAAAAAATGTAAAATACCTTGTTATAATTATTTCTCTGTTGATCATGACTAATTGTGAAAATTCGACAGAAGCAGATTTTGATTCAAATGAAAGAGTGGTTGGCTCAGGTAGAATTTCTATAGAAAACCGATCGATTGGCAGTTTTACAGGAGTTCTGATTAAAAATATTGGTAATGTTTTTGTCACTCAGGAAAACTCTCCTTCAATCAAAGTTGAAGCTGATGATAATATCATTAAGGATGTTACTACAAAAGTTGAGAATGGTTCACTGGTAATTAGTTTGGCTAACAAAAGTTATTCTAATATTACCGTTCATGTTTATGTTTCTTCTCCTATCATAGAAAAACTTTTAATAGAAGGAGCCGGGAATATTGTGGTTGAGAAACCAATCAATACCGGGAAAATACAATGTGCTATAAATGGTACAGGCAATATTTCATTAAAAGGCGCGGCAGATGAAATGACATGCACAATTAATGGAGCCGGAAATATTAATGCTTTTAATTTTATAGTGCTAAAATGTACTGCATTAATTAATGGAGTTGGTAATTGTGAAATTAACGTTTTAAAAGAGCTGATTGCATCAATAACTGGGACCGGGAATATAACTTTTGATGGAAATCCGCAAACAGTATCTAGTTCAATTACAGGCATGGGTAAAATTGCCAAGAAATAA
- a CDS encoding SDR family oxidoreductase encodes MQIFSLQNKTAIVTGALGLIGKEHCRALSEAGANVVVADINPQECEKFADTLQTQSIGCGLDVTSKKSIEKLRDIVLEKFGHIDILVNNAAINDMFENPKAASEQSKFENYPLELWQKSVDVNLTGVFLCSQLLGNEMAKQKSGSIINVASTYGISAPDQSLYIKEDGSQAFYKPPAYSATKGAVIMFTRYLAAYWGKENVRVNTLTPGGVENNQDEFFIQKYSAKTQLGRMAKPTDYKGALIFLASDASSYMTGANLVVDGGWTAW; translated from the coding sequence ATGCAAATTTTTTCATTACAGAATAAAACAGCAATTGTTACCGGTGCACTCGGTTTAATTGGGAAAGAACATTGCCGTGCATTAAGTGAAGCCGGCGCAAATGTTGTCGTTGCGGATATTAACCCCCAAGAATGTGAAAAATTTGCCGATACTTTACAAACTCAGTCAATTGGTTGTGGACTTGATGTAACAAGTAAAAAATCCATTGAAAAATTGCGGGATATTGTATTAGAAAAATTCGGACACATTGATATACTGGTCAACAATGCCGCAATAAATGATATGTTTGAGAATCCGAAAGCCGCTTCAGAGCAATCCAAGTTTGAGAACTATCCACTCGAATTGTGGCAAAAATCTGTTGATGTAAATTTAACCGGAGTATTTTTATGCTCACAGTTACTTGGTAATGAAATGGCGAAGCAGAAATCGGGAAGCATTATTAATGTTGCATCTACATATGGAATTTCTGCGCCAGATCAATCATTATATATCAAAGAAGATGGATCGCAGGCATTTTATAAACCTCCAGCTTATTCAGCCACAAAAGGCGCGGTTATAATGTTCACGCGTTATCTTGCGGCGTATTGGGGGAAAGAAAATGTTAGAGTTAATACATTAACCCCCGGCGGTGTTGAAAATAACCAAGATGAATTTTTTATTCAGAAATATTCTGCAAAAACTCAACTCGGTAGAATGGCAAAGCCGACCGATTACAAAGGCGCATTAATATTTTTGGCCAGTGATGCGTCGAGTTATATGACTGGCGCTAATTTAGTAGTTGATGGCGGATGGACAGCTTGGTGA
- a CDS encoding HAD hydrolase family protein, whose amino-acid sequence MKSKLTKKQLTKKASKIKFVLADVDGVLTDTGVYYSVNGEELKRYSIRDGMGVERLRTEANIETGILTRENTKIVSSRATKLKITDLHMGSLNKLQTFEEILKAKNLSPGEVAYIGDDIIDIEVLKIVGLSAAPKDALQIVKSSVDFICPNKGGNGAFRDLAELIIEAKQKTKKN is encoded by the coding sequence ATGAAATCAAAACTCACAAAAAAGCAGTTAACAAAGAAAGCATCTAAAATAAAATTTGTATTAGCCGATGTTGATGGAGTCCTTACTGATACAGGTGTTTATTATTCCGTTAATGGAGAAGAATTAAAACGTTATTCAATCCGTGACGGAATGGGAGTTGAACGATTACGCACCGAAGCAAATATTGAGACCGGAATACTCACCAGAGAAAACACAAAGATTGTTAGTTCCCGAGCGACAAAACTAAAGATTACCGATCTTCATATGGGCTCACTAAATAAGTTGCAGACTTTTGAGGAAATTTTAAAAGCCAAAAATCTTTCGCCGGGAGAGGTGGCATATATCGGTGATGACATCATTGACATTGAAGTATTAAAGATAGTGGGGTTGAGCGCCGCGCCAAAAGATGCGTTGCAAATTGTAAAAAGTAGTGTCGATTTTATTTGCCCAAATAAAGGGGGTAATGGAGCATTTCGCGATTTAGCAGAATTAATAATCGAAGCTAAACAAAAAACTAAAAAGAATTGA
- a CDS encoding N-acetylneuraminate synthase family protein has product MSRAKIQIRDRFIGDGEPVYIIGEIGINHNGSLDLAKKLIDGAALAGCDAVKFQKRTPELCVPKDQWNIERDTPWGRITYIDYRHKVEFGFNEYEQIDDYCRRKGIDWFASPWDEEAVSFLEAFRPVMYKLASASLTDTLLLNKIKSTHRPLMLSTGMSTIEEVESAVKLVGTDNLLLAQSTSTYPCKLEELNLSVIKTYKEMFPDVPIGYSGHETGLAPTLAAVALGATFIERHITLDRAMWGTDQAASVEIIGLQRLVKDIRDIEKSLGDGIKKVYDSELGSIKKLRRVKTEKVL; this is encoded by the coding sequence ATGAGTCGTGCAAAAATACAAATTAGAGATAGGTTCATTGGTGATGGCGAGCCGGTATATATTATCGGAGAAATAGGAATAAATCACAATGGTTCATTAGATCTCGCAAAAAAATTAATTGACGGTGCCGCTCTCGCAGGGTGCGATGCGGTCAAATTTCAAAAAAGAACTCCAGAACTGTGCGTTCCTAAAGATCAATGGAACATTGAAAGAGATACACCATGGGGTAGAATAACATACATAGATTATCGCCATAAAGTTGAATTTGGATTTAATGAATATGAACAGATTGATGATTATTGCAGAAGAAAAGGAATTGACTGGTTTGCTTCACCGTGGGATGAAGAGGCTGTTTCATTTCTCGAGGCGTTTCGCCCGGTTATGTATAAACTTGCTTCGGCATCATTAACCGATACTTTACTGTTGAATAAAATAAAATCAACACATCGACCATTAATGCTTTCTACTGGAATGTCGACAATTGAAGAAGTTGAATCAGCAGTCAAGTTAGTTGGCACCGATAATTTATTACTTGCTCAATCTACTTCAACTTATCCATGTAAGTTAGAGGAATTAAATTTGAGTGTAATAAAAACCTATAAAGAAATGTTTCCTGATGTTCCCATTGGTTATTCTGGACACGAGACCGGTTTAGCTCCAACATTGGCGGCGGTTGCATTAGGGGCAACTTTTATTGAAAGACATATTACGCTTGATAGAGCTATGTGGGGAACCGATCAGGCGGCTTCTGTGGAAATTATTGGGCTTCAACGATTAGTAAAGGATATTCGTGATATTGAGAAATCATTAGGCGATGGGATTAAGAAAGTTTACGATAGTGAACTGGGAAGCATTAAAAAGTTAAGAAGAGTAAAAACTGAAAAAGTTTTGTGA
- a CDS encoding sterol desaturase family protein has product MKSYEIISYSVLIAAAVLLIILERIFPYNRGQKIFREGFFNDFALYTIAQSYILGIFIFVFIIKFIDDSTQLSRFQFFANVPIWLQLIFFTITHDIYIYWMHRWQHGNKYLWRLHEAHHSPKKIDWLSGSRSHAFEILINQTIEFLPIVLLGSPPEVAAYKGLISGVWGMYIHSNIDVKTGWLQKIINGPEMHRIHHTTGKGRNRNFATKLAIWDWLFGTAFLPEEKANEYGLKTYFPDNYFKQFLFAFRNFKTK; this is encoded by the coding sequence ATGAAGTCATACGAAATAATTTCTTATTCAGTACTAATAGCCGCGGCAGTATTATTAATTATTCTCGAAAGAATTTTCCCCTATAACCGTGGGCAAAAAATCTTTAGGGAGGGATTTTTTAACGACTTTGCTCTCTATACAATTGCACAAAGTTATATACTGGGGATATTTATTTTTGTATTCATAATTAAATTTATTGATGATTCAACCCAGCTTTCACGATTTCAGTTTTTTGCCAATGTACCAATTTGGTTGCAGTTAATTTTCTTTACAATCACACATGATATTTATATTTACTGGATGCACAGATGGCAGCATGGCAATAAATATTTATGGCGCCTGCATGAAGCTCATCATTCCCCTAAAAAAATTGATTGGCTCTCCGGTTCTCGCTCTCACGCGTTTGAAATTTTAATCAATCAAACAATTGAGTTTCTACCAATTGTACTCCTCGGCTCACCTCCCGAAGTTGCCGCTTACAAAGGATTAATAAGCGGAGTATGGGGCATGTACATTCATTCAAATATTGATGTGAAAACCGGATGGCTACAAAAAATAATTAACGGACCAGAAATGCACCGTATTCATCACACAACCGGCAAAGGTAGAAATAGAAATTTCGCAACGAAATTGGCAATCTGGGATTGGCTTTTCGGAACTGCATTTCTACCGGAGGAGAAAGCAAATGAATATGGACTAAAAACTTATTTTCCCGATAATTATTTTAAGCAGTTCCTTTTTGCGTTCCGCAATTTTAAAACTAAATAA